One Ficedula albicollis isolate OC2 chromosome 15, FicAlb1.5, whole genome shotgun sequence genomic window carries:
- the HSPB8 gene encoding heat shock protein beta-8 → MADSQMPFSCHYPGRRSLRDPFREPGLTSRLLDDDFGLSPFPGDLTADWPDWARPRLTTTWPGPLRAGLGRTPPMAPAYGSHFGGYPESRSPAPFPREPWKVCVNVHSFKPEELTVKTKDGYVEVSGKHEEQQVEGGIVSKNFTKKIQLPYEVDPITVFASLSPEGLLIIEAPQIPPYQQYGEGSSGSEIPVESQEATCT, encoded by the exons ATGGCCGATAGCCAGATGCCCTTCTCCTGCCATTATCCCGGCAGGCGCAGCCTCCGCGACCCTTTCCGGGAGCCCGGCCTCACCTCGCGCCTGCTGGACGATGATTTCGGCTTGTCGCCCTTCCCCGGGGATCTGACGGCGGACTGGCCCGACTGGGCTCGGCCCCGGCTCACCACCACCTGGCCGGGCCCCCTGCGCGCCGGGCTGGGCCGCACGCCCCCCATGGCCCCCGCCTACGGCTCCCACTTCGGGGGGTACCCCGAGAGCCGCAGCCCCGCGCCCTTCCCCCGAGAGCCCTGGAAGGTGTGTGTCAACGTGCACAGCTTCAAACCCGAGGAGCTCACCGTCAAAACCAAGGATGGCTACGTCGAGGTGTCAG GCAAACACGAGGAGCAGCAGGTGGAAGGAGGGATCGTCTCCAAGAACTTCACCAAGAAAATCCA GCTGCCCTACGAGGTGGATCCCATCACGGTGTTCGCCTCCTTGTCCCCGGAGGGGCTGCTGATCATCGAGGCGCCGCAGATCCCCCCCTACCAGCAGTACGGCGAGGGCAGCAGCGGCAGCGAGATCCCCGTCGAGAGCCAGGAGGCCACCTGCACCTGA